In Cydia fagiglandana chromosome 9, ilCydFagi1.1, whole genome shotgun sequence, a single window of DNA contains:
- the LOC134667191 gene encoding inositol monophosphatase 1 — protein sequence MADQSALVDQYFESALSLVKTSGNLIKDHITGCKDFELKSCDIDLVTEIDKKVEETLIGGISKLYPDHKFIGEESVSGGAMCELTDAPTWVIDPVDGTMNFVHGFPHSCISLGLLINKEAVAGIVYNPILEQLFTAKKGQGAFYNGRQIHVSQIKELSKALIMTEAGTSRDPERQKVLFENFKMIITKAHGIRTLGSAALNMCMVALGGADLNFEFGIHAWDIAAGDIIVREAGGVCIDPAGGPFDILSRRVLCASTEELALEMAKNLSQFYPERD from the coding sequence ATGGCAGATCAGTCTGCATTGGTTGACCAATACTTCGAGTCGGCGCTGTCTTTGGTGAAAACTTCCGGAAACCTTATAAAAGATCATATTACTGGATGCAAGGACTTCGAATTGAAGTCGTGTGATATCGATTTGGTGACAGAAATAGATAAAAAAGTAGAAGAAACTTTGATTGGAGGGATTTCAAAATTATATCCCGACCATAAATTTATCGGCGAGGAATCGGTGTCTGGTGGCGCTATGTGCGAGCTAACTGATGCGCCCACATGGGTGATAGATCCAGTCGACGGAACTATGAATTTTGTCCACGGTTTTCCACACAGCTGCATCTCTTTGGGACTTCTCATCAACAAGGAGGCAGTTGCTGGTATTGTGTACAATCCTATCCTGGAGCAGTTGTTCACAGCAAAGAAAGGTCAAGGCGCGTTTTATAATGGCCGACAGATACATGTGTCTCAAATTAAGGAGTTGAGTAAGGCTTTGATCATGACAGAGGCTGGTACAAGTCGAGACCCAGAAAGACAGAAAGTTCTTTTTGaaaactttaaaatgataattaCTAAGGCTCATGGCATTAGAACCTTGGGATCTGCTGCCTTGAATATGTGCATGGTGGCATTGGGAGGGGCTGATCTGAACTTTGAGTTTGGTATTCATGCTTGGGACATCGCTGCGGGTGACATTATAGTCCGTGAAGCTGGTGGGGTCTGTATTGATCCCGCTGGTGGCCCGTTTGATATTTTATCTCGTAGGGTCTTGTGTGCAAGCACTGAAGAGCTGGCACTAGAAATGGCCAAAAATTTGAGCCAATTTTATCCTGAGAGAGATTAA